The proteins below are encoded in one region of Takifugu rubripes chromosome 1, fTakRub1.2, whole genome shotgun sequence:
- the LOC115248888 gene encoding long-chain-fatty-acid--CoA ligase 5-like isoform X2: protein MSEEVKEKAPGKAHRKKSGVLKIIDRKKNIFKLAQGEYIALEKIENVYVRSGLVAQVFVHGDSLQSCLVGVVIPDPEDLPSFAKKLGVQGSLKELCKNTEIKKAILSDMTKLGKEAGLKSFEQVKDIYLHPEQFTIENGLLTPTLKAKRAELKTLFQPQINQLYANMS from the exons ATGAGCGAGGAGGTTAAAGAGAAGGCTCCAGGGAAGGCTCATCGCAAGA AGAGCGGCGTCCTGAAGATAATTGACCGGAAGAAGAACATCTTCAAGCTGGCTCAGGGGGAGTACATCGCACTGGAGAAGATTGAGAACGTGTACGTGCGCAGTGGTCTGGTGGCCCAGGTCTTTGTTCACGGAGACAGTCTACAG TCCTGCCTGGTTGGCGTCGTGATCCCTGATCCGGAGGACCTGCCCAGTTTTGCCAAGAAACTGGGAGTCCAAGGTTCCTTAAAAGAACTCTGCAAAAACACG gaaATTAAAAAAGCCATTCTTTCAGACATGACCAAACTCGGAAAGGAAGCAGGACTCAAGTCCTTCGAGCAG GTGAAGGATATTTACCTCCACCCAGAGCAGTTCACCATTGAAAACGGTCTGTTGACGCCAACTTTAAAGGCCAAGAGGGCCGAGCTGAAAACACTGTTCCAGCCTCAGATCAACCAGCTGTATGCAAACATGTCATGA
- the LOC115248888 gene encoding long-chain-fatty-acid--CoA ligase 5-like isoform X3 — MNYFASNGEGESGVLKIIDRKKNIFKLAQGEYIALEKIENVYVRSGLVAQVFVHGDSLQSCLVGVVIPDPEDLPSFAKKLGVQGSLKELCKNTEIKKAILSDMTKLGKEAGLKSFEQVKDIYLHPEQFTIENGLLTPTLKAKRAELKTLFQPQINQLYANMS; from the exons ATGAACTACTTCGCCTCAAACGGTGaaggagag AGCGGCGTCCTGAAGATAATTGACCGGAAGAAGAACATCTTCAAGCTGGCTCAGGGGGAGTACATCGCACTGGAGAAGATTGAGAACGTGTACGTGCGCAGTGGTCTGGTGGCCCAGGTCTTTGTTCACGGAGACAGTCTACAG TCCTGCCTGGTTGGCGTCGTGATCCCTGATCCGGAGGACCTGCCCAGTTTTGCCAAGAAACTGGGAGTCCAAGGTTCCTTAAAAGAACTCTGCAAAAACACG gaaATTAAAAAAGCCATTCTTTCAGACATGACCAAACTCGGAAAGGAAGCAGGACTCAAGTCCTTCGAGCAG GTGAAGGATATTTACCTCCACCCAGAGCAGTTCACCATTGAAAACGGTCTGTTGACGCCAACTTTAAAGGCCAAGAGGGCCGAGCTGAAAACACTGTTCCAGCCTCAGATCAACCAGCTGTATGCAAACATGTCATGA
- the LOC115248888 gene encoding long-chain-fatty-acid--CoA ligase 5-like isoform X1 codes for MSEEVKEKAPGKAHRKKKSGVLKIIDRKKNIFKLAQGEYIALEKIENVYVRSGLVAQVFVHGDSLQSCLVGVVIPDPEDLPSFAKKLGVQGSLKELCKNTEIKKAILSDMTKLGKEAGLKSFEQVKDIYLHPEQFTIENGLLTPTLKAKRAELKTLFQPQINQLYANMS; via the exons ATGAGCGAGGAGGTTAAAGAGAAGGCTCCAGGGAAGGCTCATCGCAAGAAGAAG AGCGGCGTCCTGAAGATAATTGACCGGAAGAAGAACATCTTCAAGCTGGCTCAGGGGGAGTACATCGCACTGGAGAAGATTGAGAACGTGTACGTGCGCAGTGGTCTGGTGGCCCAGGTCTTTGTTCACGGAGACAGTCTACAG TCCTGCCTGGTTGGCGTCGTGATCCCTGATCCGGAGGACCTGCCCAGTTTTGCCAAGAAACTGGGAGTCCAAGGTTCCTTAAAAGAACTCTGCAAAAACACG gaaATTAAAAAAGCCATTCTTTCAGACATGACCAAACTCGGAAAGGAAGCAGGACTCAAGTCCTTCGAGCAG GTGAAGGATATTTACCTCCACCCAGAGCAGTTCACCATTGAAAACGGTCTGTTGACGCCAACTTTAAAGGCCAAGAGGGCCGAGCTGAAAACACTGTTCCAGCCTCAGATCAACCAGCTGTATGCAAACATGTCATGA